The Uruburuella testudinis genome window below encodes:
- the tldD gene encoding metalloprotease TldD has product MPYNLPITILLKQRILMQQTYRTVARDLLAANHLSPELLAQTLSLIGRRQVDYADIYCQRTAFESWHLEEGIVKSGSFQIDQGVGVRAVAGEKTAFAYADSLHPDSIKRSAEAVRVIAAAGQSAEAKVAVPHYGKNVHAVANPIASLDSAAKVALLNKVEALAKAADPRIVQVMAGLTCEYDLVYIARLDGKHSADIRPLVRLSVSVIAKQGDRREQGGAGGGGRFDLAYFDEKRLTEYVQTAVKQALTNLESRPAPAGAMTVVLGNGWPGVLLHEAVGHGLEGDFNRKETSAFSGRIGERVAAKGVTVVDQGDIEHRRGSLNIDDEGNDTRRTVLIEDGILTGYLQDETNARLMGTAPTGNGRRESYSSAPMPRMTNTFMENGSHDPEEIIASIDKGLYAVNFGGGQVDITSGKFVFSASEAWWVENGKLQYPVKGATIIGNGPEVLKHVSMIGNDTALDTGVGVCGKDGQSVPVGVGQPTLRIDAGLTVGGREV; this is encoded by the coding sequence ATGCCGTATAATCTGCCTATTACGATTTTATTAAAGCAGCGTATCCTCATGCAGCAAACCTACCGCACCGTGGCGCGCGATCTGCTCGCCGCCAACCATCTTTCCCCCGAGCTGCTGGCGCAGACCCTGAGTTTGATCGGCCGCCGTCAAGTGGATTATGCCGATATTTATTGCCAGCGCACGGCATTTGAGAGTTGGCATTTGGAAGAGGGCATTGTGAAATCGGGCAGTTTTCAGATTGACCAAGGTGTAGGCGTGCGTGCCGTGGCCGGTGAAAAAACCGCGTTTGCCTATGCCGACAGCCTACATCCCGATTCCATCAAACGCAGCGCCGAAGCCGTGCGTGTGATTGCCGCTGCCGGGCAGTCGGCCGAAGCCAAAGTGGCAGTGCCGCATTACGGCAAAAACGTGCATGCTGTGGCCAACCCTATTGCCAGCTTGGATTCTGCCGCCAAAGTGGCGCTGCTCAATAAAGTGGAAGCGCTGGCCAAAGCCGCCGATCCGCGCATTGTGCAAGTGATGGCGGGGCTGACCTGCGAATATGATTTGGTGTATATCGCCCGTTTGGACGGCAAACACAGCGCCGACATCCGCCCGCTGGTGCGCCTTTCTGTGAGCGTGATTGCCAAGCAGGGCGATCGGCGCGAACAGGGCGGTGCGGGCGGCGGCGGCCGCTTCGATTTGGCTTATTTCGATGAAAAACGGTTGACCGAATACGTTCAGACGGCCGTGAAACAAGCGCTCACCAATCTCGAATCACGCCCGGCGCCTGCAGGTGCGATGACGGTGGTGTTGGGCAACGGTTGGCCGGGCGTATTGTTGCATGAAGCCGTCGGCCACGGTTTGGAGGGCGATTTCAACCGTAAGGAAACCAGCGCATTTTCCGGCCGTATCGGCGAGCGGGTGGCCGCCAAAGGCGTGACCGTGGTCGATCAGGGCGATATCGAACACCGGCGCGGTTCGCTCAATATCGACGACGAAGGCAACGACACCCGCCGCACCGTGTTGATTGAAGACGGCATTCTCACCGGTTATCTGCAAGACGAAACCAACGCCCGCCTGATGGGCACCGCGCCCACGGGCAACGGCCGCCGCGAAAGCTATTCTTCCGCTCCGATGCCGCGCATGACCAACACCTTTATGGAAAACGGCAGCCACGACCCGGAAGAAATCATCGCATCCATCGATAAAGGCCTGTATGCGGTAAACTTCGGCGGCGGCCAAGTCGACATTACCAGCGGCAAATTCGTGTTCAGCGCATCCGAAGCGTGGTGGGTGGAAAACGGCAAGCTGCAATACCCGGTGAAAGGCGCTACCATTATCGGCAACGGGCCCGAAGTGTTGAAACATGTGAGCATGATCGGTAACGACACCGCACTGGATACCGGCGTGGGCGTGTGCGGCAAAGACGGCCAAAGCGTGCCCGTGGGCGTGGGGCAGCCGACTTTGCGGATTGATGCCGGCCTGACCGTAGGCGGGCGCGAAGTGTAA
- a CDS encoding Bax inhibitor-1 family protein produces MQRDVYDYTQPAGSGAVQKNTVLSKTYGLLGLSFIPCAAGAFLSSQTGINFYSMFGNRWMAFGALLVFFYGMCFLIEKNRYSNVGAALLMVFTFGMGVLISPLLQYSMSISNGPQLVGIAAAMTAAVFFTMAAVARRTKADMNALGRFLMVGVVVLMVGVVANMFLQIPVLSLTISAGFVIFSSLLIMWQIRNVIDGGENSHISAALTLFISIYNIFSSLLHILLSLAGDD; encoded by the coding sequence ATGCAACGCGACGTTTATGATTACACCCAACCTGCCGGCAGCGGTGCCGTTCAGAAAAATACCGTTTTGAGCAAAACCTACGGCCTGCTCGGTTTATCGTTTATCCCCTGCGCCGCCGGCGCTTTTCTGAGCAGCCAGACAGGCATCAACTTTTACAGCATGTTCGGCAACCGCTGGATGGCGTTCGGCGCGCTGCTGGTCTTTTTCTACGGCATGTGCTTTTTGATTGAAAAAAACCGCTACAGCAATGTCGGCGCGGCTTTGCTGATGGTGTTCACATTCGGCATGGGCGTATTAATCAGCCCGCTGCTGCAATACAGCATGAGCATCAGCAACGGCCCGCAGCTGGTCGGCATCGCTGCCGCCATGACCGCCGCCGTATTCTTTACCATGGCCGCCGTAGCTCGCCGCACCAAGGCCGATATGAATGCACTCGGCCGTTTTCTGATGGTGGGCGTGGTGGTATTGATGGTGGGCGTGGTAGCGAATATGTTTTTACAGATTCCCGTGCTCTCGCTCACCATTTCCGCCGGTTTTGTGATTTTCAGCTCACTGCTGATTATGTGGCAGATCCGCAATGTGATTGACGGCGGCGAAAACAGCCACATCAGCGCCGCGCTAACCCTGTTTATCTCGATTTACAATATTTTCAGCAGCCTGCTGCATATCTTATTGTCGCTGGCCGGCGATGATTGA
- the menA gene encoding 1,4-dihydroxy-2-naphthoate octaprenyltransferase, producing the protein MPARHWLAAARLRTLPLAAASVWCGGLLAKTAGHFNSTVLVLSTATAAALQIFSNFANDYGDARHGADSPLRQGPERMVAAGRISLRTMRYALAASALLCCLLGITLLAVALPAIQAARPQAWLLWLLLGAAAVIAAFTYTAGRKPYGYSGGGDASVLLFFGWLGVLGSEYLHTGRLNLGSLLPATALGLWCAMVLNLNNMRDIRSDTAAGKYTIAARLGLPRAKYYHAALLAAASLMWWLWLPQTATAAPIRAGLQVFLLLLALSHLFLLNKAQSWQALDQLLPQWSLSILGWVCVLWMAV; encoded by the coding sequence ATGCCTGCCCGACACTGGCTTGCCGCCGCCCGGTTGCGCACTTTGCCGTTGGCCGCGGCCTCGGTGTGGTGCGGCGGCCTGCTCGCCAAAACCGCCGGCCATTTCAACAGCACGGTTTTGGTGCTGAGCACGGCCACAGCCGCGGCACTGCAAATTTTCAGCAATTTTGCCAACGATTACGGCGATGCCCGCCACGGTGCCGATTCGCCGCTGCGGCAAGGCCCCGAACGCATGGTGGCTGCCGGCCGCATCAGCCTGCGCACCATGCGTTATGCATTGGCCGCCTCGGCGCTGCTGTGCTGCCTGCTCGGCATCACCCTGCTGGCGGTGGCGCTGCCGGCCATTCAAGCCGCCCGCCCGCAAGCGTGGCTGTTGTGGCTGCTGCTCGGTGCCGCGGCCGTGATTGCTGCGTTCACCTACACCGCCGGCCGCAAACCCTACGGCTATTCCGGCGGCGGCGATGCCTCAGTGTTGCTGTTTTTCGGCTGGCTGGGCGTGCTCGGCAGCGAATACCTGCATACAGGCCGTCTGAATCTTGGCTCGCTGCTGCCGGCCACGGCTTTGGGCTTGTGGTGTGCCATGGTGCTCAATCTCAACAACATGCGCGATATCCGCAGCGATACGGCGGCAGGCAAATACACCATCGCCGCCCGCCTCGGCCTGCCCCGCGCCAAGTATTACCATGCGGCGCTGCTGGCCGCAGCATCGCTGATGTGGTGGCTGTGGCTGCCGCAAACGGCAACTGCCGCGCCGATACGGGCCGGTTTGCAGGTTTTTCTGCTGCTGCTCGCCCTCAGCCACTTGTTTTTGCTTAACAAAGCCCAATCTTGGCAAGCATTAGACCAACTGCTGCCGCAATGGAGTTTGAGCATTCTGGGCTGGGTGTGCGTGTTGTGGATGGCCGTCTGA
- a CDS encoding oxidative damage protection protein: protein MTRMVHCVKLGKEAPGMKFAPLPNELGKRIFENVSQEAWEAWTRHQTMLINENRLSLADPRARQYLAQQMENYFFGEGADHVQGYTPQQEEY, encoded by the coding sequence ATGACCCGTATGGTTCACTGCGTGAAGCTGGGCAAAGAAGCCCCCGGCATGAAATTCGCCCCCCTGCCCAACGAATTGGGCAAACGTATTTTTGAAAACGTGTCTCAAGAAGCTTGGGAAGCCTGGACCCGCCACCAAACCATGCTGATTAACGAAAACCGCCTCAGCCTGGCCGACCCGCGCGCACGCCAATATCTCGCCCAACAGATGGAAAACTACTTTTTCGGTGAAGGTGCCGACCACGTGCAGGGCTATACCCCGCAGCAGGAAGAATATTAA
- the argA gene encoding amino-acid N-acetyltransferase, translated as MNTSDSFVGDFREAAPYINYLRGKTLVIGIAGSLLSGAALRTLAADLNLLASLGVRLVVVHGSRSQISALEETDGHTPQYHNGRRITDEATLVHAKQACGMLRADIEAALSMGIAQAPQRGKSLNIAGGNFVSARPLGVIDGIDMGYTGRIRKIDTEAIRQRLNDGALVLISPLGHSLSGKTFNLSMGDIAEAAAIALQAEKLIYVVEQEGILDAEGSVVSNLSAKEARAMLDENRVQANQRRLLQSAINAVANRVQRTQILSGRQDGSLIRELFTRHGAGTSVAESAFMNIRQAQGTDIPDIITLIRPLEDQGVLLHRSREYLENHIGEFSILEHDRQIYGCVALKVFETGSRGELACLVVSPEAQDGGYGEYLLEHLLDSARARGIRTLFALSTHTGEWFIERGFQTASVEDLPPERQQEYHESGRKSKVFVYPL; from the coding sequence ATGAACACATCCGATTCTTTTGTAGGCGACTTTCGCGAAGCCGCCCCCTACATCAACTACCTGCGCGGCAAAACGCTGGTTATCGGCATTGCCGGCAGCTTGTTGTCGGGCGCTGCGCTGCGGACGCTGGCTGCCGATTTGAACCTGCTCGCCAGCCTCGGTGTACGGCTAGTGGTGGTGCACGGCTCGCGCAGCCAAATCAGCGCCCTCGAAGAAACCGACGGCCACACGCCGCAATATCACAACGGCCGCCGCATCACCGATGAAGCCACGCTGGTGCATGCCAAACAAGCATGCGGCATGTTGCGTGCAGACATCGAAGCTGCCCTTTCCATGGGCATCGCCCAAGCTCCCCAACGCGGCAAGTCGCTGAATATCGCCGGCGGCAATTTCGTTTCCGCCCGCCCGCTCGGCGTGATTGACGGCATCGACATGGGCTACACCGGCCGCATCCGCAAAATCGACACCGAAGCCATACGCCAGCGCCTCAATGACGGCGCACTCGTGCTCATCAGCCCGCTCGGCCATTCGCTCAGCGGCAAAACCTTTAACCTGAGCATGGGCGACATCGCCGAAGCCGCCGCCATCGCCTTGCAGGCCGAAAAACTGATTTACGTGGTCGAGCAAGAAGGCATTCTCGATGCAGAAGGCAGCGTGGTCAGCAACCTCTCAGCCAAAGAAGCCCGCGCCATGCTGGATGAAAACCGCGTCCAAGCCAACCAGCGCCGCCTGTTGCAATCGGCCATCAATGCCGTGGCCAACCGCGTGCAGCGCACCCAGATTCTCAGCGGCCGCCAAGACGGCAGCCTGATCCGCGAACTGTTTACCCGACACGGCGCCGGCACTTCGGTGGCCGAAAGCGCGTTTATGAATATCCGCCAGGCGCAAGGCACCGACATTCCCGACATCATCACCCTCATCCGGCCGCTGGAAGACCAAGGCGTGTTGCTGCACCGCAGCCGCGAATACCTTGAAAACCATATCGGCGAATTTTCTATTCTCGAGCACGACCGCCAGATTTACGGCTGCGTGGCGCTGAAAGTATTCGAAACAGGCAGCCGCGGCGAGCTGGCCTGTCTGGTGGTGTCGCCCGAAGCGCAAGACGGCGGCTATGGCGAATACCTGCTCGAACACTTGCTCGACAGCGCGCGCGCGCGCGGCATCCGCACCCTGTTTGCCCTGTCTACCCACACCGGCGAATGGTTTATCGAGCGCGGCTTTCAGACGGCCTCGGTAGAAGATTTGCCCCCGGAGCGGCAACAGGAATACCACGAAAGCGGGCGCAAATCGAAAGTGTTTGTGTATCCGCTGTAA
- a CDS encoding MJ0042-type zinc finger domain-containing protein — MPVSVCPHCQTQLWVKNAQLNVAQGFVVCSRCEGLFQARNHITEAPAHTAPEALPPAITDAKLVHTIGPQVRSRKTLSKNEIADLLDGIPPAGTAPAPPPAATQTGFNWTLASLVALTVLIMQLFYLILLR, encoded by the coding sequence ATGCCTGTGAGTGTTTGCCCGCATTGCCAAACCCAGCTTTGGGTGAAGAACGCGCAACTCAACGTTGCCCAAGGTTTCGTGGTGTGCAGCCGCTGCGAAGGGCTGTTTCAGGCGCGCAACCACATCACCGAAGCACCTGCGCACACTGCACCCGAAGCGCTGCCGCCGGCCATCACCGACGCCAAGTTGGTGCACACCATCGGCCCGCAGGTGCGCAGCCGCAAAACGCTGTCGAAAAACGAAATTGCCGACCTGCTCGACGGCATACCGCCCGCCGGCACCGCCCCTGCACCCCCGCCTGCCGCCACCCAAACAGGCTTCAACTGGACGCTGGCCTCGCTGGTGGCGCTCACCGTATTGATTATGCAGCTCTTTTACCTGATACTGCTCAGATGA
- the pyrE gene encoding orotate phosphoribosyltransferase — MSDFRQDFLKFALEQNVLKFGEFTTKAGRQSPYFFNAGLFNDGAGTLALAKFYAEAIIASKVEFDMLFGPAYKGIILAAATAMMLAEKGVNVPFAYNRKEAKDHGEGGVLVGAPLKGKVLIIDDVISAGTSVRESVKLIQGENATPAGVVIALDRMEKGSGELSAVQEVEQQYGLPVVSIANLNDLFTLLQNNSAFGAYLEPVKAYRERYGVA; from the coding sequence ATGTCTGATTTCCGCCAAGATTTTCTGAAATTTGCGCTCGAACAAAATGTGTTGAAGTTCGGCGAATTCACCACCAAAGCCGGCCGCCAGTCACCTTATTTTTTCAATGCCGGCCTGTTTAACGACGGCGCGGGCACGCTGGCGCTGGCCAAGTTTTACGCCGAAGCGATTATCGCAAGCAAAGTTGAATTCGATATGCTGTTCGGCCCGGCTTATAAAGGCATTATTCTGGCGGCGGCCACGGCCATGATGTTGGCCGAAAAAGGGGTGAACGTGCCGTTTGCCTACAACCGCAAAGAAGCCAAAGACCACGGCGAAGGCGGTGTGCTGGTGGGCGCGCCGCTCAAGGGCAAAGTGCTGATTATCGACGACGTGATTTCCGCCGGCACATCGGTGCGCGAATCGGTGAAGCTGATTCAGGGCGAAAATGCAACACCTGCGGGCGTGGTGATTGCGCTCGACCGCATGGAAAAAGGCAGCGGCGAATTATCGGCAGTGCAAGAGGTTGAGCAGCAATACGGCCTGCCGGTGGTGTCGATTGCCAACCTCAATGATTTGTTTACCCTGCTGCAAAACAACAGCGCATTCGGCGCCTACCTGGAGCCGGTCAAAGCCTACCGCGAGCGCTACGGCGTGGCCTGA
- a CDS encoding exodeoxyribonuclease III yields MFKIISANVNGIRSAAKKGFIDYLGKADADIVCVQELKAQEPDMGDDMKNPHGMYGVWHCAEKRGYSGVAIYSKQRPDNVQIGMGIEEFDREGRFVRADFGNLSVISLYLPSGTSAPERQALKYRFLDAFYPMLNSMKAEGRDIVVCGDWNIAHQNIDLKNWKGNQKNSGFLPEERAWIGKVIAELGWVDTWRTLYPEIPGYTWWSNRGQAYAKDVGWRIDYQMVTPELAAKAVASHVYKDEKFSDHAPLVVEYDYSL; encoded by the coding sequence ATGTTTAAAATTATTTCCGCCAACGTCAACGGCATCCGCTCCGCCGCCAAAAAAGGCTTTATCGACTATTTGGGCAAAGCCGATGCCGACATCGTGTGCGTGCAGGAATTGAAGGCGCAAGAGCCGGATATGGGCGACGACATGAAAAACCCGCACGGCATGTATGGCGTGTGGCATTGTGCCGAAAAGCGCGGCTACAGCGGCGTGGCCATTTACAGCAAACAACGCCCCGATAATGTGCAAATCGGCATGGGCATCGAAGAGTTTGACCGCGAAGGCCGCTTTGTGCGCGCCGATTTCGGCAATTTGAGCGTGATTTCACTGTATCTGCCCAGCGGCACCAGTGCACCCGAGCGGCAGGCATTGAAATACCGTTTTCTCGATGCTTTTTACCCCATGCTCAACAGCATGAAAGCCGAAGGCCGCGACATTGTGGTTTGCGGCGATTGGAACATCGCCCACCAAAACATCGACCTGAAAAACTGGAAAGGCAACCAGAAAAACTCAGGCTTCCTGCCTGAAGAGCGCGCCTGGATCGGCAAAGTGATTGCCGAGCTCGGTTGGGTGGATACCTGGCGCACGCTTTATCCCGAAATCCCCGGCTACACCTGGTGGAGCAACCGCGGCCAAGCCTATGCCAAAGACGTGGGCTGGCGCATCGATTATCAAATGGTTACGCCCGAATTGGCCGCCAAAGCCGTTGCCTCGCATGTGTATAAAGACGAAAAATTTTCCGACCACGCGCCGTTGGTGGTGGAGTATGATTATTCGCTGTAA
- a CDS encoding alpha/beta hydrolase: protein MQTHQLEDLTLLLVRDADEPEMWLDRWALSYPTVRVVEMARAQTIAQWQQTLQTAWQGIHSENVAVVAHGAGVSGWLSWLYLADVNTQRRIKNMMLVSPLQSAFPDDDCHTLQRVRCHCKTALVIGRNDPDCPREWAQQQADCLRARLLVSPHQGRLNGPLQGWQWGMKLMQEMLLD, encoded by the coding sequence ATGCAAACCCACCAACTCGAAGACCTGACCCTGCTGCTGGTTCGCGATGCCGACGAGCCGGAAATGTGGCTCGACCGCTGGGCGTTGAGCTACCCCACCGTGCGCGTGGTTGAAATGGCGCGGGCACAAACGATTGCGCAATGGCAGCAAACGCTTCAGACGGCCTGGCAGGGCATACACAGCGAAAACGTGGCGGTGGTGGCGCACGGCGCGGGCGTGTCGGGCTGGCTTTCGTGGCTGTATCTGGCCGATGTGAATACGCAGCGGCGGATTAAAAACATGATGCTGGTGTCGCCGCTCCAAAGCGCGTTTCCCGATGACGACTGCCACACCTTGCAACGGGTGCGCTGCCATTGCAAAACCGCGCTGGTGATTGGCAGAAACGACCCTGATTGCCCGCGCGAATGGGCACAACAGCAAGCCGACTGCTTGCGCGCGCGCCTGCTGGTGTCGCCGCATCAAGGCCGTCTGAACGGGCCTTTGCAGGGCTGGCAGTGGGGCATGAAACTGATGCAGGAAATGCTGTTGGATTGA
- the bioB gene encoding biotin synthase BioB, which translates to MTVSPVALRRQSERKPHPSAQYWRKCQIEALFELPFLDLVYQAAEVHRQHFNPQEIQLSTLLSIKTGGCPEDCEYCPQSAHHNTGLQKETMMEVADILEKAKIAKARGASRFCMGAAWRGPKPTDVEKVSEIISAVKSLGLETCGTFGMLEEGMAEDLKNAGLDYYNHNLDTDPERYNDIIHTRQHEDRMDTLGKVRGAGLKVCCGGIVGMNETRPERAGLIASLANLDPQPESVPINQLVKVAGTPLADAEDLDWTEFVRTIAVARITMPKSYVRLSAGRADMPEAMQAMCFLAGANSIFYGDKLLTTENPEEDGDRMLMEKLDLRPLQHHPEG; encoded by the coding sequence ATGACCGTATCCCCCGTAGCCCTGCGCCGCCAAAGCGAGCGCAAGCCGCATCCGAGTGCGCAATATTGGCGCAAATGCCAGATAGAAGCGCTGTTTGAACTGCCGTTTCTCGACCTCGTTTATCAAGCTGCCGAAGTGCACCGCCAACATTTCAACCCGCAGGAAATCCAACTTTCTACCCTGCTTTCCATCAAAACCGGCGGCTGCCCCGAAGATTGCGAATATTGCCCGCAATCGGCGCACCACAACACCGGCCTGCAAAAAGAAACCATGATGGAAGTGGCCGATATTCTTGAAAAAGCCAAAATCGCCAAAGCGCGTGGTGCCAGCCGTTTCTGCATGGGCGCTGCCTGGCGCGGCCCCAAGCCGACAGATGTGGAAAAAGTGAGCGAAATCATCAGCGCGGTAAAAAGTTTGGGGCTGGAAACCTGCGGTACTTTCGGCATGCTCGAAGAGGGCATGGCTGAAGACTTGAAAAACGCCGGTTTGGACTATTACAACCACAACCTCGATACCGACCCCGAACGCTACAACGACATCATCCACACCCGCCAACACGAAGACCGTATGGACACCCTCGGCAAAGTGCGCGGCGCCGGGCTGAAAGTATGCTGCGGCGGCATCGTCGGCATGAACGAAACCCGCCCCGAACGTGCCGGCCTGATTGCCAGCCTCGCCAACCTCGACCCGCAGCCTGAAAGCGTGCCGATTAATCAATTGGTCAAAGTGGCCGGCACGCCGCTGGCCGATGCCGAAGATTTGGACTGGACCGAATTTGTGCGCACTATTGCCGTGGCGCGGATTACCATGCCGAAAAGCTACGTGCGCCTTTCTGCAGGCCGCGCCGATATGCCCGAAGCCATGCAGGCGATGTGTTTTCTGGCCGGCGCCAACTCGATTTTCTATGGCGACAAACTGCTCACCACCGAAAACCCCGAAGAAGACGGCGACCGCATGCTGATGGAAAAGCTTGATTTGCGGCCTTTGCAGCATCATCCTGAAGGGTGA
- a CDS encoding crotonase/enoyl-CoA hydratase family protein, which translates to MNTLSIEQHSGLAVVRLNRPDKKNAMSFEMMRELVQAAKQLKADRRLRTVILHGSGNSFCAGIDLADLKNPANRKTVLWELAKPCRSLFQNAALAWRDLPVPVIAAVEGHAVGAGLQLALAADYAFTTADSRWAIREAHWGIIPDMGISVSARGKVRSDILAELIFSARLFSGEAAQQYGFAAALSTQPFESALALAEQLASRSPDALLAAKRITHTLYGCEWLPLMREKIWQLKLLAGKNQALAVRKDSQPETAFKPRQYR; encoded by the coding sequence ATGAACACGCTCAGCATCGAACAACACAGCGGCCTGGCCGTTGTCCGCCTTAACCGCCCCGACAAAAAAAACGCCATGAGCTTTGAGATGATGCGCGAGCTGGTGCAGGCCGCCAAACAGCTCAAAGCCGACCGCCGGCTGCGCACCGTGATTCTGCACGGCAGCGGCAACAGCTTTTGCGCCGGCATCGATTTGGCCGACTTGAAAAATCCCGCCAACCGCAAAACCGTGTTGTGGGAACTGGCCAAACCCTGCCGCAGCCTGTTTCAAAACGCCGCACTGGCATGGCGCGACCTGCCCGTACCCGTGATTGCCGCAGTCGAAGGCCACGCCGTCGGTGCCGGCTTGCAATTGGCGCTGGCCGCCGACTACGCTTTCACCACCGCCGACAGCCGCTGGGCCATCCGCGAAGCGCATTGGGGCATCATTCCCGATATGGGCATCAGCGTGAGCGCGCGCGGCAAAGTGCGCAGCGATATCTTGGCCGAACTAATCTTCAGCGCCCGCCTGTTCAGCGGCGAAGCCGCGCAGCAATACGGTTTTGCCGCCGCATTGAGCACACAGCCGTTCGAAAGCGCACTGGCTCTGGCCGAGCAGCTCGCCAGCCGCTCGCCCGATGCCCTGCTCGCCGCCAAACGCATCACCCACACACTTTATGGCTGCGAATGGCTGCCGCTGATGCGCGAAAAAATCTGGCAGCTGAAACTGCTGGCCGGCAAAAACCAAGCGCTGGCCGTGCGCAAAGACAGCCAACCCGAAACGGCATTCAAACCGCGGCAATACCGTTAA
- a CDS encoding BON domain-containing protein yields MSLKQHARTLAAAALVAATLSGCVGAVVGGAAVGGASAIDRRSTGAQADDKVMELRIKNTATTYLRQNNQVQGFEPTLSVISYNRHILLLGQVATEGEKNFVEQVARAEQAAQQVYNYIEVAPQARTFGNVSADTWSTTKVRTTLLGIQGVYPGRVKIVTYNNVTYVMGILTPTEQAAVTEKVSTTAGVQKVVTLYQNYDN; encoded by the coding sequence ATGAGCCTCAAACAACACGCCCGCACCTTGGCCGCCGCAGCCCTTGTGGCCGCCACATTAAGCGGCTGCGTCGGTGCTGTGGTCGGCGGAGCCGCCGTGGGTGGCGCTTCTGCCATCGACCGGCGCAGCACCGGCGCCCAAGCCGATGATAAAGTGATGGAATTGCGTATCAAAAATACCGCCACCACCTATCTGCGCCAAAACAATCAGGTGCAAGGCTTCGAGCCCACGCTTTCCGTTATCAGCTACAACCGCCACATCCTGCTGCTCGGCCAAGTGGCCACCGAGGGCGAAAAAAACTTTGTCGAACAAGTAGCCCGTGCCGAACAGGCCGCCCAGCAAGTGTATAACTACATCGAAGTCGCCCCGCAGGCGCGCACTTTCGGCAATGTCAGCGCCGACACCTGGAGCACCACCAAAGTGCGCACCACCCTGCTCGGCATTCAGGGCGTTTATCCCGGCCGCGTGAAAATCGTGACCTACAACAACGTTACCTATGTGATGGGTATCCTCACCCCCACCGAACAGGCCGCCGTCACTGAAAAAGTCAGCACCACCGCCGGCGTGCAAAAAGTGGTTACCCTTTACCAAAACTACGATAACTGA
- a CDS encoding phosphoheptose isomerase codes for MTTLQARVAAHFAQSIETKQQAAEVLSEPTAQAAELMLQCLMNDGKILACGNGGSAADAQHFAAEMTGRFEKERMELAAVALTTDTSALTAIGNDYGFDQVFSKQVRALGRPGDVLIGISTSGNSGNIITAIEAAHERDMHVIAFTGRDGGKIAGMLKDSDILLNVPHPRTARIQEVHILLIHALCDCIDSMLLEGM; via the coding sequence ATGACAACTTTACAAGCGCGCGTTGCCGCTCATTTTGCCCAAAGCATCGAAACCAAACAACAGGCCGCCGAAGTATTGAGCGAACCCACCGCCCAAGCCGCCGAATTAATGCTGCAATGCCTGATGAACGACGGCAAAATCCTGGCCTGCGGCAACGGCGGTTCGGCTGCCGATGCGCAACATTTCGCCGCTGAAATGACCGGCCGTTTCGAGAAAGAGCGCATGGAGCTGGCCGCCGTGGCGCTCACCACCGACACCTCTGCGCTGACCGCCATCGGCAATGATTACGGCTTCGACCAGGTGTTCAGCAAGCAAGTGCGCGCACTGGGCCGCCCCGGCGACGTCTTAATCGGCATTTCCACCTCCGGCAATTCCGGCAACATCATCACCGCTATCGAAGCGGCGCACGAGCGCGACATGCACGTCATCGCCTTTACCGGCCGCGACGGCGGCAAAATCGCCGGCATGCTCAAAGACAGCGACATCCTGCTCAACGTGCCGCACCCGCGCACCGCCCGCATTCAGGAAGTGCACATCCTGCTGATTCACGCCCTGTGCGACTGCATCGACAGCATGTTGTTGGAAGGCATGTAA
- a CDS encoding YraN family protein, producing the protein MRLNHQQGAAGEDAALHFLQAQGCKLLARNWHCPFGEIDLIVKSGNTILFVEVKYRKSKGFGGAAYSITPAKLAKLQRSVEHYLQQQHLTNTPCRLDAVLIEGDAAPHWLQNITG; encoded by the coding sequence ATGCGTTTAAACCACCAACAGGGCGCCGCCGGCGAAGATGCCGCGCTGCACTTTTTACAGGCTCAGGGCTGCAAACTGCTGGCGCGCAACTGGCACTGCCCGTTCGGCGAAATCGACCTGATTGTCAAAAGCGGTAACACAATCTTGTTTGTTGAAGTAAAATACCGCAAAAGCAAAGGTTTCGGCGGCGCCGCCTACAGCATCACGCCCGCCAAACTGGCCAAGCTGCAACGCAGTGTGGAACATTATCTGCAACAGCAGCATCTTACCAACACGCCCTGCCGTCTTGATGCGGTATTGATTGAGGGCGATGCAGCGCCGCATTGGCTGCAAAACATCACAGGTTAA